One genomic region from Methanonatronarchaeum thermophilum encodes:
- a CDS encoding amino acid-binding protein gives MITTFDLELKDIPGQLVDALEPFSSYGANIVSVVHHREKKTPRGTVPVELKVEVDRDRLDRIMQELEERDIQIVQMGEERLGISFSVVLIGHIVHTGIRDTIDRIDETGYAEVIDLSLSMPGIGQESSARLLIKTMDGEKAEKTMEIIEEIANEKNLKLIREMEV, from the coding sequence ATGATTACAACATTTGATCTTGAGCTTAAGGATATTCCTGGTCAGTTGGTGGATGCGTTGGAGCCTTTTTCAAGTTATGGCGCCAACATCGTTAGTGTAGTTCATCATAGGGAGAAAAAGACGCCTAGGGGTACAGTTCCAGTGGAGTTGAAGGTTGAGGTGGATCGGGATAGGCTTGATAGGATTATGCAGGAACTTGAGGAGAGAGACATCCAGATTGTTCAGATGGGTGAGGAACGTCTTGGAATCTCTTTTTCAGTTGTACTTATCGGTCACATCGTACATACCGGTATTAGAGACACAATCGACCGCATCGATGAAACCGGGTATGCCGAGGTAATCGACCTATCACTATCGATGCCCGGTATCGGTCAGGAATCGAGTGCACGGCTATTGATAAAAACGATGGATGGAGAGAAAGCTGAAAAAACCATGGAGATTATTGAAGAGATAGCGAACGAAAAAAACCTTAAATTAATAAGAGAAATGGAAGTCTAA
- a CDS encoding homoserine dehydrogenase produces MKIALIGFGTVGQELGKILLNRRDKLKKEFNYQPQIVAIGDSQGTINNPNGIDIKKALKTKEEKGSIVHGNWNKGMDVDYDVLVECTPTNIKDGEPGLTNIKTALKQGKDVVTSNKGPLALEWEQLMKTAKQNNAALKFEACVGGAMPIINLANEVLAGNQIKSIRGILNGTCNYILTRMTAEGLPYNHVLSEAQDLGIAETDPTYDVEGIDTALKVVIIANSVMNLNKTYDDVKLEGITGITPEALELAKKDNKEIKLIGEINNNQLQVAPKMVSKDHPIAVNGTLNVASVKADLAGEITVTGKGAGGKETASSILSDLVSIWRNNKH; encoded by the coding sequence ATGAAGATCGCTTTAATCGGTTTCGGAACTGTAGGACAAGAACTCGGTAAGATACTATTGAACCGACGGGATAAACTGAAAAAGGAGTTCAACTACCAACCCCAGATAGTTGCAATAGGAGACTCCCAAGGAACAATAAACAACCCCAACGGCATAGACATAAAAAAAGCCCTGAAAACCAAAGAAGAGAAAGGGAGCATCGTACATGGAAACTGGAACAAAGGAATGGACGTAGATTACGACGTACTCGTTGAATGCACACCAACAAACATCAAAGACGGAGAACCAGGGCTCACAAACATAAAAACCGCATTAAAACAAGGAAAAGACGTTGTAACCTCAAACAAAGGACCACTCGCACTAGAATGGGAACAACTCATGAAAACCGCAAAACAAAACAACGCAGCGCTAAAATTCGAAGCCTGCGTCGGCGGAGCAATGCCCATAATAAACCTAGCAAACGAAGTACTAGCCGGAAACCAAATAAAAAGCATACGCGGCATACTAAACGGAACCTGCAACTACATACTAACAAGAATGACAGCAGAAGGACTACCATACAACCACGTACTATCAGAAGCCCAAGACCTCGGAATAGCCGAAACAGACCCAACATACGACGTAGAAGGAATCGACACAGCCCTAAAAGTAGTAATAATAGCAAACTCAGTAATGAACCTAAACAAAACATACGACGACGTAAAACTCGAAGGAATAACAGGAATAACACCAGAAGCCCTAGAACTAGCAAAAAAAGACAACAAAGAAATCAAACTAATCGGAGAAATAAACAACAACCAACTACAAGTAGCACCAAAAATGGTCTCAAAAGACCACCCAATAGCCGTAAACGGAACACTAAACGTAGCCTCCGTAAAAGCAGACCTAGCCGGAGAAATAACAGTAACCGGAAAAGGAGCCGGAGGAAAAGAAACAGCCAGCTCAATACTAAGCGACCTAGTATCAATCTGGAGAAACAACAAACACTAA
- the pyrE gene encoding orotate phosphoribosyltransferase gives MFVLIVLLRRGLVNVVRKLIKLLNEFGGVKYGDFTLSSGEKSSYYIDIKAVCTEPVFLREVAREISGELGGVDRVAGVALGGVPLVTAVSLESEVPYLMIRKEEKGYGTNDRIEGSYSVGDSAVIIEDVTTTGNSVLDGIKALRDAGLSVDRAFTVVDRESGAIENLQENGVELKAVISVSELVNR, from the coding sequence GTGTTTGTACTGATTGTGCTCCTGAGAAGGGGGTTGGTGAATGTGGTCAGAAAGTTGATAAAACTGTTAAATGAGTTTGGTGGGGTTAAGTACGGAGATTTTACGCTTTCTTCTGGTGAGAAAAGTAGTTATTATATTGATATTAAGGCTGTCTGTACTGAACCGGTTTTTTTGAGGGAGGTTGCTAGGGAGATTAGTGGTGAGTTGGGTGGTGTTGATAGGGTTGCTGGTGTTGCTTTGGGTGGTGTTCCTTTGGTTACCGCTGTCTCTCTTGAATCCGAGGTTCCTTATTTGATGATTCGTAAAGAAGAGAAGGGGTATGGAACGAACGACCGTATCGAAGGTAGTTATTCTGTGGGTGATAGTGCAGTTATTATAGAAGATGTTACGACTACTGGTAACTCGGTTTTAGATGGGATTAAAGCTCTTAGAGATGCTGGCCTTTCTGTTGACAGGGCTTTTACAGTTGTTGATAGAGAGTCAGGCGCTATAGAGAATTTACAGGAAAACGGTGTGGAGTTGAAGGCAGTTATATCTGTTTCCGAACTAGTTAATCGTTGA
- a CDS encoding glutaredoxin family protein: protein MDLRIFTTESCSKCERLKQYFLEKEIDFSEVDMTSPESRTELAMNEVFTLSAPVLNFGDEYYTISDLFLDSKLNKELLSGLEEEIDESG, encoded by the coding sequence ATGGATTTGAGAATTTTCACTACCGAAAGCTGTAGTAAGTGTGAGAGGTTGAAACAGTATTTTTTGGAGAAAGAGATTGATTTTAGTGAGGTTGATATGACTAGTCCTGAGTCTAGGACTGAGTTGGCTATGAATGAGGTTTTTACGTTATCGGCTCCGGTGTTGAATTTTGGTGATGAGTATTATACGATTTCGGATTTGTTTTTGGATTCTAAATTGAATAAAGAGTTATTGAGTGGTTTGGAGGAAGAGATTGATGAGTCAGGATGA